Below is a window of Arabidopsis thaliana chromosome 2, partial sequence DNA.
TCTAGACCCATATCCTCAACAGAATCTTGCTTCTGCGGATGCTGATTTCTCTGATTCTGTTTTGAAGTACATAAGCCAAGTTCTTATGGAAGAGGACATGGAAGATAAGCCTTGTATGTTTCATGATGCTTTATCTCTTCAAGCAGCTGAGAAGTCTCTCTATGAAGCTCTCGGCGAGAAGTACCCGGTTGATGATTCTGATCAGCCTCTGACTACTACTACTAGCCTTGCTCAATTGGTTAGTAGTCCTGGTGGTTCTTCTTATGCTTCAAGCACCACAACCACTTCCTCTGATTCACAATGGAGTTTTGATTGTTTGGAGAATAATAGGCCTTCTTCTTGGTTGCAGACACCGATCCCGAGTAACTTCATTTTTCAGTCTACATCTACTAGAGCCAGTAGCGGTAACGCGGTTTTCGGGTCAAGTTTTAGCGGTGATTTGGTTTCTAATATGTTTAATGATACTGACTTGGCGTTACAATTCAAGAAAGGGATGGAGGAAGCTAGTAAATTCCTTCCTAAGAGCTCTCAGTTGGTTATAGATAACTCTGTTCCTAACAGATTAACCGGAAAGAAGAGCCATTGGCGCGAAGAAGAACATTTGACTGAAGAAAGAAGTAAGAAACAATCTGCTATTTATGTTGATGAAACTGATGAGCTTACTGATATGTTTGACAATATTCTGATATTTGGCGAGGCTAAGGAACAACCTgtatgcattcttaacgagaGTTTCCCTAAGGAACCTGCGAAAGCTTCAACGTTTAGTAAGAGTCCTAAAGGCGAAAAACCGGAAGCTAGTGGTAACAGTTATACAAAAGAGACACCTGATTTGAGGACAATGCTGGTTTCTTGTGCTCAAGCTGTTTCGATTAACGATCGTAGAACTGCTGACGAGCTGTTAAGTCGGATAAGGCAACATTCTTCATCTTACGGCGATGGAACAGAGAGATTGGCTCATTATTTTGCTAACAGTCTTGAAGCACGTTTGGCTGGGATAGGTACACAGGTTTATACTGCCTTGTCTTCCAAGAAAACATCTACTTCTGACATGTTGAAAGCTTATCAGACATATATATCAGTCTGTCCGTTCAAGAAAATCGCAATCATATTCGCCAACCATAGTATTATGCGGTTGGCTTCAAGTGCTAATGCCAAAACCATCCACATCATAGATTTTGGAATATCTGATGGTTTCCAGTGGCCTTCTCTGATTCATCGACTTGCTTGGAGACGTGGTTCATCTTGTAAGCTTCGGATAACCGGTATAGAGTTGCCTCAACGTGGTTTTAGACCAGCCGAGGGAGTTATTGAGACTGGTCGTCGCTTGGCTAAGTATTGTCAGAAGTTCAATATTCCGTTTGAGTACAATGCGATTGCGCAGAAATGGGAATCAATCAAGTTGGAGGACTTGAAGCTAAAAGAAGGCGAGTTTGTTGCGGTAAACTCTTTATTTCGGTTTAGGAATCTTCTAGATGAGACGGTGGCAGTGCATAGCCCGAGAGATACGGTTTTGAAGCTGATAAGGAAGATAAAGCCAGACGTGTTCATCCCCGGGATCCTCAGCGGATCCTACAACGCGCCTTTCTTTGTCACGAGGTTTAGAGAAGTTCTGTTTCATTACTCATCTCTGTTTGACATGTGTGACACGAATCTAACACGGGAAGATCCAATGAGGGTTATGTTTGAGAAAGAGTTCTATGGGCGGGAGATCATGAACGTGGTGGCGTGTGAGGGGACGGAGAGAGTGGAGAGGCCAGAGAGTTATAAGCAGTGGCAGGCGAGGGCGATGAGAGCCGGGTTTAGACAGATTCCGCTGGAGAAGGAACTAGTTCAGAAACTGAAGTTGATGGTGGAAAGTGGATACAAACCCAAAGAGTTTGATGTTGATCAAGATTGTCACTGGTTGCTTCAGGGCTGGAAAGGTAGAATTGTATACGGTTCATCTATTTGGGTTCCTTTGTAGACAGTTTGTTCTCTTGCATCCCAAGGAATGATTTTATATAGGGTTTTTCTGTTGATAGTTTCATTGTTCAGGTTTCTTGTCTTCTTGACGGGGTTTCTAAGTTAGGGTTACTACTTAGGCATGATGCCAtgatctaaaaaaaaaaaactattttactttcaacattttaactttttaatgtttatgGAAAATGTTGGATAATGGTTACACTACGTTACCATTTGGATAATTTACCATTTGGTAAATTACTCTATGTTACTTAGTTGCAACATGTAACGTAAGTAGCAAAAGCATAGATAagtgaatttttgttttataactattttgtTGAATAACATATCGTTGAAAAAATTGTTTCGTGTATCTTTATgaacatttttcttaatttttcccttaacaaaatttatggaTTTTTTCCAAATGGtaa
It encodes the following:
- a CDS encoding GRAS family transcription factor (GRAS family transcription factor; CONTAINS InterPro DOMAIN/s: Transcription factor GRAS (InterPro:IPR005202); BEST Arabidopsis thaliana protein match is: SCARECROW-like 14 (TAIR:AT1G07530.1); Has 4860 Blast hits to 2426 proteins in 308 species: Archae - 0; Bacteria - 15; Metazoa - 0; Fungi - 0; Plants - 4833; Viruses - 0; Other Eukaryotes - 12 (source: NCBI BLink).), which produces MGSYSAGFPGSLDWFDFPGLGNGSYLNDQPLLDIGSVPPPLDPYPQQNLASADADFSDSVLKYISQVLMEEDMEDKPCMFHDALSLQAAEKSLYEALGEKYPVDDSDQPLTTTTSLAQLVSSPGGSSYASSTTTTSSDSQWSFDCLENNRPSSWLQTPIPSNFIFQSTSTRASSGNAVFGSSFSGDLVSNMFNDTDLALQFKKGMEEASKFLPKSSQLVIDNSVPNRLTGKKSHWREEEHLTEERSKKQSAIYVDETDELTDMFDNILIFGEAKEQPVCILNESFPKEPAKASTFSKSPKGEKPEASGNSYTKETPDLRTMLVSCAQAVSINDRRTADELLSRIRQHSSSYGDGTERLAHYFANSLEARLAGIGTQVYTALSSKKTSTSDMLKAYQTYISVCPFKKIAIIFANHSIMRLASSANAKTIHIIDFGISDGFQWPSLIHRLAWRRGSSCKLRITGIELPQRGFRPAEGVIETGRRLAKYCQKFNIPFEYNAIAQKWESIKLEDLKLKEGEFVAVNSLFRFRNLLDETVAVHSPRDTVLKLIRKIKPDVFIPGILSGSYNAPFFVTRFREVLFHYSSLFDMCDTNLTREDPMRVMFEKEFYGREIMNVVACEGTERVERPESYKQWQARAMRAGFRQIPLEKELVQKLKLMVESGYKPKEFDVDQDCHWLLQGWKGRIVYGSSIWVPL
- a CDS encoding GRAS family transcription factor, which codes for MGSYSAGFPGSLDWFDFPGLGNGSYLNDQPLLDIGSVPPPLDPYPQQNLASADADFSDSVLKYISQVLMEEDMEDKPCMFHDALSLQAAEKSLYEALGEKYPVDDSDQPLTTTTSLAQLTPIPSNFIFQSTSTRASSGNAVFGSSFSGDLVSNMFNDTDLALQFKKGMEEASKFLPKSSQLVIDNSVPNRLTGKKSHWREEEHLTEERSKKQSAIYVDETDELTDMFDNILIFGEAKEQPVCILNESFPKEPAKASTFSKSPKGEKPEASGNSYTKETPDLRTMLVSCAQAVSINDRRTADELLSRIRQHSSSYGDGTERLAHYFANSLEARLAGIGTQVYTALSSKKTSTSDMLKAYQTYISVCPFKKIAIIFANHSIMRLASSANAKTIHIIDFGISDGFQWPSLIHRLAWRRGSSCKLRITGIELPQRGFRPAEGVIETGRRLAKYCQKFNIPFEYNAIAQKWESIKLEDLKLKEGEFVAVNSLFRFRNLLDETVAVHSPRDTVLKLIRKIKPDVFIPGILSGSYNAPFFVTRFREVLFHYSSLFDMCDTNLTREDPMRVMFEKEFYGREIMNVVACEGTERVERPESYKQWQARAMRAGFRQIPLEKELVQKLKLMVESGYKPKEFDVDQDCHWLLQGWKGRIVYGSSIWVPL